The Candidatus Eisenbacteria bacterium genome contains the following window.
GAGGCAAATGAATTGATCCCATAGTAATATTTGTGGGTAATTGGAAGCTTTACTGAGCGCTTACCCAGATAAATCATTCGGTAATTCTTAGTTTCCTCTTCCGTTCCTCATAACGCAGATACCATGGAGCTTCTACGGACTTAATGCCATAGCCCCTCTGCCACTCTTCCGGATATATATCAATGAATTCTAAACTAGGAATAAAAACTCCATCTTCCCCATCATACCAGTTAACATGCACAATCCTGAGCCCTAGACTAGAGATCAATCGATTAGATTCAAGATCCATCCATTCGGCTACTTGCCAATCTTCTTGACTGTTATCGATCACCTTATTCCAGTACGGCCTCAATAGCTGCCAAAGCTTAACACTGTCAAGCATAATTTCTTCGGATGGATAATTTCCATATTCTGCTTTATACATACCTAGGGCATCCTCTATATTTTGTTTCCATGCGATTAATACTTGATATAATATGTTTTTCATATTCTCAATCGAAACAAATAATATCCTTGCATCTGTGATTGATTCCGGATCAATTGACACCTCAATAGCAATGACGTTATCAGCAATCTCGCATGCTTCCTTCCAGTTCGTAAGGCAAAGAACAGAAAAAAGATATGCACCAGTTCGTACCTTTATGAGTGGATCACTTGTTTCCTCGAACACTTCGCGCGCCTTCGAAAGATATTGAGGACCAAAAACTGGCCACGCCTCCGTCAATTCAATTATCGAGAGAAGATTCAGGGAAAATGAATGCTGATATTTGTTATTTGCGGAAATTCTAGCATCTAATAGTTTTGAAATACAGTCATGGTACTTTTCCCATGCAGATCCAGGCTCAAATCTTATCGGATCATTACGTGGCGTATTGGAATAAGGAATTGAGGCAAGTAAATAGGCCATTGCCGCCTCATTAATTGTCGCCCAGTAATGAATACTGTCGGGTGATTGCGTTGAGAGATTCAGATATTCTTCTCCTAATGATTCAATCTCAAGGCGTATCTGGGCTATTTCAGAATCAGATTTCAACTCCCGAGGATTCAAATTACTTTGCTTACTTTTGAGAGCCTCGAATTTTTGTTCATATTCTGTTTGGGAGACCTCATCCCCACTCAAGGATCCGAGAGAAAGACCCAAAAGCATTACCGCCATTATTGAGAATAAAGTTATCCGCATAGTAGCTCCATTTTATTTTAGTACTGTAACTTGCTTCGTTACCATCCCACCGGACCATTCTAAACAAACCCAAAACACTCCGCTAGCAAGGGAACTATCCTCCCCATTATTAATATTCCAGGTTGATGAATGCCAACCCGGTTCACTAGTACCCGCATATAACTCTCTAATTCTGCGACCATGAATATCATATACACTTAATGAAAGTTGATTTCTTTTGGGTAGAAAATAACTAATATTGCAGAAATTGTGAACCGGATTTCCCTTTATGCCCAATTTGGGAGATATCTCAATAGTATCATCTAGAATCGGCTCTGACATTGCCAATTTGTTGACTCTGCCAGACGGCCACTTCACCCAAAGTTCGATGCTGTTCCCTGCGGTGTTTCCTTCCGTCAGACATGAGCTACATATTCTCCAATTATCCGTGATTAATTCCCTCTGATCTGTACAATCTGAAATTATACAATTGTACTTTACAGAGCCATTTTCTACAATTTCACCAATTCTACAATATCCACTTCCATCTTCAGAACGAGTAATTAGGACAAATGATTCTGGTTTTGGTCGAGAATGGAACCAGTTCCAACTTACCAATAGCTCCCCTGGCTGGCCTATTACACTGAATTCGACATTCCCTATCTCAACATCGTATTCCCCTTCAATCGCAATAGTTTCCGGAACATTGAAATAGTAAGGTACTGGTGAATTTTCTCCCAATCCATCTCTCGCCCAAGGAACATATTTCTCATCCTCACATTCCGATTCACTATGGCATATATCAAAAATGGTGACATCGCAGTTTTGTGGATCTCCAAAGCACATATATGTTTCATCACCTTCGCCACATCCTTCTCCCAATTCCCATCCCCTCGGTACTACATCTACAACTTCAAAACCATGATCGCTGGGCGCGGTTGCAAGCTCCGACATTTCATTCCCCATAGGGTGTACTTTCACTCCTGCCCGAGTTAACATGGTGCTTATATCAGTTTCATCCGATATCCAGTCATCTGAAAGGACTCTGCTATGACTGAGATATGGATATTCCATGAGATCCCTCAATACAACTCTAGGAAATAGGTATGTACGCGATTGATTCATCATTGCATCACGATTATGTGCTGAGTGCGCCGATAATACAGCGGCAAACCCCACATGGCAATTAAGGACTTCATTCCAACCTACAATTATATAAATCCACTCCCAGTCATGCTCATGAGTATACCCATTGCCAGTTATCGATACATCAATATGCAATTGGCTGGATAATAATAGTGATACTCCAAAAGCCAATATTCCGTAAGATCAACATCTATCAACCTAACTGCTTGCCGGTAAAGAACTTTCGGGGATAACACACCAGGAAGATCTTCCCGATTGTTTTCCACATATAGATCATCATCAAAATAAATAGGATACTCCGTGCGAGAATACTCCGGTCCTGGACCTTCATCAACAAACTCGATAAATGGTTCAAAGGCATCCAGTAATTCCGTTACACATATTACATCTTCAGGATCAGTGCATAAATCCGGGCAATCCACAATCGCAAAGGACACGGAATAACTTCCACTAAATGCAATCAGAAATAAGATCAATGTTATTCGCATTATTTATATTCCTCTATTTCACTAACACCACGCGGCTCTGATATCTAATATCACCTGATTTTGCAGAAACAAAGTAGACACCGGAAGGAAGCCCTGAATGACTTCCAGCATTGATATTCAGATCAACACTTGTATTTCCATCCATCAATTCCACAGCCTGATGATGTACCCTTCGACCATCGAGAGAGAATACGTCGACACTCCACTGAGTATGGCTTGGATGATTCCAGTTCAAGCGGATGACATTCATCGCGGGATTCGGCGAAGCTTGAAATTCTTGTCTGATGCTATGTTCAGCATCCGGTATAATCGGTCCAGTAGTGTTGCATTGCTCTGTTCTTACTTTATCAATTATCGCCGAGCCCTCTACCACCTCAAATTCAAGAATCGTAGGAGGTGGGCCAGCAGAAAGATATTCGGAATACTCAACCCATTCTGTTGTTGGTGAGAAGAAGTACTCGCTCTCAACCTCTCCGGTCTCTAGATTTCGTAACCGAACGGCGAGGGTCGTATTACCGTCTCCGCCCTTTACTAGAAAATGGAGATCATAGCAATCTCGGAGATAAAACATCTCGGGCAGCAATTGAGTCATTATTGCCGGGCTTCCAACATCCGGTGATAAAAGGATTCCGTCAAAAACACAATATGCCTCAGGGAGGGCCTGGAGGTTCGTATGAGGTCCGGTCCAAAATTCCGGTCGATTATCTGCATTCATATCCACCGAGAAATCACCATTGAGTATTAAGTTCTGCTCACCTTCAATAGTGCCCTCAGTCCATTCACCAATAAAGAGTTCATCAATGTAGGCTCGAACATCGCTGTTACTATTCGCTGGTTCCTCGTAACGAAGGACAACTCGCTCGATTCGCTCCTCCAACCATTCAGATCCAATTCGTGCATGTACATGGCGCCATTCTCCCAGTGGAAATGTCCTTTGTGTAGGATCAAAGAGATTCCCATATTGGTCCGTTATCGGCCATTCGGAAAGTTTTCTTCCTGATTCAGTTATAAGGTCCAAAAATACTTTCCCTTGGCCTGAGGGTCCTCTTTCTTGATATATCCAATAGGAAAGAATGGCCTTCTGAGAATTGATGCTGGTATCCGCGGGTTTAAATATCGACCAGGCTCCTTTTTCTGGCTGTCCGTCAGAGACATGCCTCGCGCACAAACGCATCATCCTTTGACCTTCGACAGCCATAATGTCGTCCTCGGGCAATCCATTGCAGCAAGATTCATGAACACCGCTATGAACAAGTCTGGTTATTGAACAATCTTCTTCAAGATTAGATGACACCCATCCTTCGGCTTCATCCAATACATTCTGCCGAGGAACAGCTCCGGCTGCTTCAAATGAGCTAATGAGAGTTGTTGATTCAAGAGAAGTATGTACCACAAGGGATGGATCCCCGAAGATAGTAGTCATCTCTGCAGTCCACTTCTTCTCGAAGCTTGAACAATAAGGACTATTTATGTATCCTTCTACTGAACCATTCAACTGGAAACCCAAACTTGAGTTACTGTTTTGATCAAGTTCTAGGTAAAACAATTTTTGAAGCACTTCATTTGCATCAGCATCTGACACATGGCTTCTGCCTACGGCAGCAACAGCTCCCACGTTAGGCGTCAATAGAAAATCCTCGGGAACGGAATACCACTCATCAAAAGCAGCATTAAGACATGTACTTAAGAATATTACAGGCAGAGCACCAGAATTAGAAAGCTGCGATGAATTGAAATTGCTGTCAACGCAAGGTTCGAGGCTAAGAAAATATGTTACAACACAGTAACCATTATTATTCCCAAAGAAATCTACTATTGCCGGAGATACGCCATAAAATGTACCATTAAATATCTCAATGATATCTTGACGCCCTGCCTCTTTCCAATCACCACCAGCTTGCTGATAATCAAATGAAAATATAGCTTCCGGGGTTAAGCCACCATTCATATTATTGATATATGCAACCAGGCGCTCAGCAGCAGCGCGTCTATTGGCATTATTCGTATTTATATATGCATCGCCTACAATAAAACTAACAAGATCTCTTGTATTTTCTGATTCATAACTATATAATTTGGCCCGATAGTTTAGAATATCTTGAAATGTTGTACAAGGAAGACGACCAATTACAATCTCACGATTATTATCTGATGTCTCTTCAATATCACCGTACCAAAAATCATAAGCAAAGGTCTTGTCGTGACCGGTTGAATGATCGTAATTTTTATGTGGTGTAGGTAAGATATCCTGCCCGTTTTCGTCAGCGTCTCCGATTAACAACGCATATAGAGGTTGTGTCTCCCAGTTCCAATACGCATGGGCAAGTGCCATCTTGATGGCCAACGAATCAGCAACACCTCCAATCCCGAAGTTCTCGCCAATCTCCGAAAGCCTCATTAGAGCAACTCGGTACTTTCTGGTGTTTGTGATAAAATCTCCGAGTAGGTCCGCGAAATCATCTAATTCATCAGGTGTTACAATAATGTAATCTGCATCAACGCTCTCCAACCACCAAGGATTATCACGATCTCTACCTCCCGGCTCAACTGGGCGATCGTTTAATCCGTCATTGCGAGGACGAACCTGTATTCCTCTTCGGGTTGATTGGTGATTACCCCACACATCCTGTGTTTGTAGCCTGTAGAACCCAGGTTCTGAGATTCCAGAAGCTAGAGATAGATTAATTTGTCTTCCATCGCGAAGAACCTCCATACTGAGCCCTGAATACCCATTATGATCTGAATTGAGACCAAAACCCCTCAAATTATCAAGATCATCCCCAAGAACAGTCATATTAAGAGGCTTGCCAACCTGTATTCGACGTGGTGTCCAAGCCTGTATTAGTGCTTCCGGCGCAGAGGCTCCCTCAAGAATTGTTACTTCAGCATCCGGCATTGATGCCCAGAGCGTATCCCTCACCTTCCCAGGGGTCTCGAGCACCACCCAAGGAACTTGGATTATTGCAGGACGCTTTGATCCTGGTAGCCTGATGGGAATATCAATTGAAAGTCGTCGCGCACTCTTTCCTGAAGGGTGCTCAAAGCAGAAGTATCCACAGGGCCCCCCAGGACCGTCCTCAGGAGGATCTGCAATCCACCCATGATTCATTGCCAGAGGATTATTATCAGGTCCAAGGTGAAAGATCGGTTCTCGAATCAAACCTTCACCATCTCTGACTACAACGCCTAATTCCCCCCACCTTATTCGACCGGGATACAGAATATCTAATCTAAGGTTTCCCCAATCACTCCCGCCGGGAAACTTAGTTCGATTCTTTCGATCATTTCGATCCCGCCAAGTGAGCTGAACTAATGGATTTTCATCTTCATATTTGTGTGATTCCGGTGGATGACAATTAATCCCTGCTCCATACAAAGACCGAATTGGGACGGCTGTGCCAGTTCCAGTCAATGCAATTGCAGGAATAACCGTTGAGTCTCGCCCATCAAAACCTGTGTAATGTACTAATGATATCTGTGCTTGAGACCGTCTTCCATTCAGAAACCTAAGTGTCCAATACCCAATCGCGGCAGGTATTGGTTCTCCAGGCAATGTTGGCCATTCTGAGAACTCATCTAGAGGCGAGTATTCGGGTCCCCAACGCCCAATAGGTGTAAATCCTTCGACTATAATCGAGGCGTCATCAATGACAATCTTAGAGGCTATCTCCTGGCCGCTAACAAAACCACCCGGCACACTATCTACGTAAAGGAAGGCGAAGATATTAGGTCCATCACCAATATAATAATTATCTCTCCCACCCTCCTGAGGCTGCAATAGAGATTCCGACAAATGAATCCAGGCTACTGCCCCCTCCTCGGCGCGAGTCAGGGATGGGGTAAGGAGCAACATGACAAGAATGAGCACCACAATCAAAACCCGTATAACTATCCAATTCAAATTCATTTCTAGATTCCTCTAGGAGCAAATGAAGGGTTAGGTGTTGATGTGTTGAAGGGAAAGATCAGGAGAGAACGAAGGAAATGGATTCCGCATGGTGCGCAAAAAAAACACCCCATGTCACCTCCGTAGAAAGAAGTCCTTGGAAAATCCCAAATTCAAGATCATAAGATTGTCAGACCCCTTACTTCATACGGAGGATACTAGGTCATCGATCAAACCATGTCAATAGAATTTATGAATTACCTCATTCAGCCTATGGGCGATTCTTTGGAAACCTCTCTGGATCGAGGAAGCCTTATTTTAATGGCTCAACAATAATCCTAATCACAAACATGTTACCCCAGAA
Protein-coding sequences here:
- a CDS encoding T9SS type A sorting domain-containing protein, with the protein product MNLNWIVIRVLIVVLILVMLLLTPSLTRAEEGAVAWIHLSESLLQPQEGGRDNYYIGDGPNIFAFLYVDSVPGGFVSGQEIASKIVIDDASIIVEGFTPIGRWGPEYSPLDEFSEWPTLPGEPIPAAIGYWTLRFLNGRRSQAQISLVHYTGFDGRDSTVIPAIALTGTGTAVPIRSLYGAGINCHPPESHKYEDENPLVQLTWRDRNDRKNRTKFPGGSDWGNLRLDILYPGRIRWGELGVVVRDGEGLIREPIFHLGPDNNPLAMNHGWIADPPEDGPGGPCGYFCFEHPSGKSARRLSIDIPIRLPGSKRPAIIQVPWVVLETPGKVRDTLWASMPDAEVTILEGASAPEALIQAWTPRRIQVGKPLNMTVLGDDLDNLRGFGLNSDHNGYSGLSMEVLRDGRQINLSLASGISEPGFYRLQTQDVWGNHQSTRRGIQVRPRNDGLNDRPVEPGGRDRDNPWWLESVDADYIIVTPDELDDFADLLGDFITNTRKYRVALMRLSEIGENFGIGGVADSLAIKMALAHAYWNWETQPLYALLIGDADENGQDILPTPHKNYDHSTGHDKTFAYDFWYGDIEETSDNNREIVIGRLPCTTFQDILNYRAKLYSYESENTRDLVSFIVGDAYINTNNANRRAAAERLVAYINNMNGGLTPEAIFSFDYQQAGGDWKEAGRQDIIEIFNGTFYGVSPAIVDFFGNNNGYCVVTYFLSLEPCVDSNFNSSQLSNSGALPVIFLSTCLNAAFDEWYSVPEDFLLTPNVGAVAAVGRSHVSDADANEVLQKLFYLELDQNSNSSLGFQLNGSVEGYINSPYCSSFEKKWTAEMTTIFGDPSLVVHTSLESTTLISSFEAAGAVPRQNVLDEAEGWVSSNLEEDCSITRLVHSGVHESCCNGLPEDDIMAVEGQRMMRLCARHVSDGQPEKGAWSIFKPADTSINSQKAILSYWIYQERGPSGQGKVFLDLITESGRKLSEWPITDQYGNLFDPTQRTFPLGEWRHVHARIGSEWLEERIERVVLRYEEPANSNSDVRAYIDELFIGEWTEGTIEGEQNLILNGDFSVDMNADNRPEFWTGPHTNLQALPEAYCVFDGILLSPDVGSPAIMTQLLPEMFYLRDCYDLHFLVKGGDGNTTLAVRLRNLETGEVESEYFFSPTTEWVEYSEYLSAGPPPTILEFEVVEGSAIIDKVRTEQCNTTGPIIPDAEHSIRQEFQASPNPAMNVIRLNWNHPSHTQWSVDVFSLDGRRVHHQAVELMDGNTSVDLNINAGSHSGLPSGVYFVSAKSGDIRYQSRVVLVK
- a CDS encoding T9SS type A sorting domain-containing protein, with amino-acid sequence MAFGVSLLLSSQLHIDVSITGNGYTHEHDWEWIYIIVGWNEVLNCHVGFAAVLSAHSAHNRDAMMNQSRTYLFPRVVLRDLMEYPYLSHSRVLSDDWISDETDISTMLTRAGVKVHPMGNEMSELATAPSDHGFEVVDVVPRGWELGEGCGEGDETYMCFGDPQNCDVTIFDICHSESECEDEKYVPWARDGLGENSPVPYYFNVPETIAIEGEYDVEIGNVEFSVIGQPGELLVSWNWFHSRPKPESFVLITRSEDGSGYCRIGEIVENGSVKYNCIISDCTDQRELITDNWRICSSCLTEGNTAGNSIELWVKWPSGRVNKLAMSEPILDDTIEISPKLGIKGNPVHNFCNISYFLPKRNQLSLSVYDIHGRRIRELYAGTSEPGWHSSTWNINNGEDSSLASGVFWVCLEWSGGMVTKQVTVLK